The following proteins are encoded in a genomic region of Enterocloster clostridioformis:
- a CDS encoding DUF6070 family protein, whose product MSLKRIVQFWRSGFIVISIMTLLSVSGCSDISSEEVPFVDSEDEVQVQQQNTKENEEEIINTCLHLYENAAEENKIADLEVVRSIVNQFGENGYSAVDSKNQVDMTQADQVVEFCEIVETQGEAEITIIEVGYSGGFVKYDLNTKDGKVNVVNTCYKYENGNMQREATISYQAENWSYTKEGYLMFSGVWFSEELYLLTLSGAEEHTALRVQPLDETYRELSRKYLLSIGFEQNNMFLVDWSEDDFGELNFYDMFDLLYPKVYGTNIPYVADDNLGVGAVYQIPKDDFERVILPYFNIDSETLQSKTIYNAEDKTYEYKPRGFEEVEYPEYPYSEVIGFTENGDGTLTLTANVVFPYVGDSKVYAHEVVVRPLENGGVQYVSNRIIPSEDNCEETWHTPRLTAKEWDEIYGGK is encoded by the coding sequence ATGTCGTTAAAAAGGATAGTGCAGTTTTGGAGGAGTGGTTTCATAGTAATTAGCATTATGACGTTGCTTAGCGTTTCTGGGTGTAGTGATATATCTTCGGAAGAAGTACCTTTTGTAGATAGTGAAGATGAGGTACAAGTTCAACAGCAGAATACGAAGGAAAATGAAGAGGAGATTATAAATACTTGTTTGCATCTTTATGAAAATGCAGCAGAGGAAAACAAGATTGCTGATTTAGAAGTGGTTCGCAGTATTGTAAATCAGTTTGGGGAAAATGGGTATTCCGCTGTTGACAGTAAAAACCAAGTTGATATGACCCAAGCGGATCAGGTAGTAGAATTTTGTGAGATTGTAGAGACACAGGGAGAAGCTGAAATAACAATTATTGAAGTTGGTTATTCAGGGGGATTTGTCAAATATGATTTGAATACAAAAGATGGAAAAGTCAATGTGGTCAATACCTGTTATAAATATGAAAACGGAAATATGCAAAGAGAGGCTACAATAAGCTATCAGGCTGAAAATTGGAGCTATACAAAAGAAGGATATCTTATGTTTTCAGGGGTCTGGTTCTCAGAAGAATTATATCTTCTTACATTAAGTGGAGCAGAGGAGCATACCGCATTACGAGTTCAGCCATTGGATGAAACATACCGGGAGTTGAGTCGGAAATATCTTCTTTCAATCGGATTTGAACAGAATAATATGTTTCTTGTAGATTGGAGTGAGGATGATTTTGGAGAATTGAATTTCTACGATATGTTTGACCTGCTCTATCCAAAAGTTTATGGGACAAATATTCCTTATGTTGCAGATGACAATTTGGGAGTTGGCGCTGTTTATCAAATACCCAAGGATGATTTTGAGCGTGTTATCCTGCCCTATTTCAATATTGATAGTGAAACATTGCAATCCAAAACCATCTATAATGCAGAGGATAAAACATATGAATATAAACCGAGAGGATTTGAGGAAGTAGAGTATCCGGAATACCCATATTCAGAGGTAATCGGATTCACAGAAAACGGTGATGGAACACTTACTCTGACAGCCAATGTGGTGTTTCCGTATGTGGGGGATTCTAAAGTATATGCACATGAGGTTGTAGTTCGTCCTTTAGAGAATGGAGGAGTACAGTATGTGTCTAACCGAATTATACCATCAGAGGATAATTGTGAGGAAACATGGCATACACCTCGCCTGACAGCGAAGGAATGGGATGAAATATATGGAGGTAAATGA
- a CDS encoding DUF6070 family protein has product MEDVKWLLRKCGFPILIFLFVVIVGTVCWEKLKTEKPQNVAEEVWEPPVEIENSEEVSVEEADTESSMESVYWFVPQSEECLITDEEKKELQSMVLSAAESVSEIYVDIVISDAPNYSSGISDFTGEQRKVVVEHLGSKGLVSVEEDTYMQNSELIENFYSDYLNGQDSMITVFEVEKDGLIGAVTFIYRKGKLQNYYIGVRWKQGGVPEIQGTSVSDVAEIKLTEKGYFIYAYKEVMAHASLRQYWRIKPLSERCRELTEKYISGLSYVNYNMLVVNWDSSNVEDILMPCMFEDIYRIHTGENLKTEDWKIPAKEYENIMTTYFPVSVEQLRKNCKYDESSNSYEYEMIYASPYPPFGEVVDYTENADGTITLIVDGVWPDYNSDLAFRNKIVVQPFGDGTFRYLSNSIEQIELELPPIARRKG; this is encoded by the coding sequence ATGGAAGATGTGAAATGGCTGCTTAGAAAGTGCGGATTTCCAATTTTGATATTCTTGTTTGTTGTTATAGTTGGTACGGTCTGTTGGGAAAAATTGAAAACGGAGAAACCTCAAAATGTAGCAGAGGAAGTATGGGAACCTCCTGTAGAAATCGAGAACAGCGAAGAGGTATCGGTAGAGGAAGCAGATACGGAATCTTCTATGGAGTCTGTATATTGGTTCGTGCCTCAATCTGAGGAGTGTTTAATTACAGATGAGGAAAAGAAAGAATTACAAAGTATGGTATTATCAGCAGCTGAATCAGTCAGTGAAATATATGTGGATATAGTAATTTCAGATGCACCAAACTATTCTTCTGGTATTAGTGACTTCACTGGCGAACAGCGAAAAGTTGTTGTAGAACACTTGGGCAGTAAAGGATTGGTGAGTGTAGAAGAAGATACTTATATGCAAAATTCAGAACTAATTGAGAATTTTTATTCAGATTATTTGAATGGTCAAGATTCGATGATTACAGTGTTTGAGGTAGAGAAAGATGGATTGATTGGAGCAGTAACCTTTATTTATCGGAAAGGAAAGTTACAGAACTATTATATTGGGGTTCGATGGAAGCAAGGCGGAGTGCCCGAAATACAAGGAACTTCTGTAAGTGATGTGGCTGAAATAAAACTGACAGAAAAAGGATATTTTATCTATGCCTATAAAGAAGTTATGGCTCATGCAAGTCTAAGGCAGTATTGGAGGATAAAACCTCTTTCCGAAAGATGCAGAGAACTAACTGAGAAATACATTTCGGGATTAAGCTATGTAAATTATAATATGCTCGTTGTAAACTGGGATAGCAGCAATGTGGAAGACATATTGATGCCATGTATGTTTGAAGATATTTATCGTATTCACACGGGTGAAAATTTAAAAACTGAAGATTGGAAGATTCCAGCAAAAGAATATGAGAATATAATGACCACTTATTTTCCGGTATCTGTAGAACAATTAAGGAAAAATTGTAAATATGACGAGAGTAGTAATAGCTATGAGTATGAAATGATTTACGCCAGTCCATATCCACCTTTCGGGGAAGTTGTTGACTATACGGAAAATGCGGATGGAACGATTACACTTATCGTGGACGGAGTATGGCCGGATTACAATTCTGACCTTGCTTTTAGAAATAAGATTGTAGTTCAGCCTTTTGGAGATGGGACTTTCAGATATCTTTCTAATTCTATAGAGCAAATAGAATTGGAACTACCACCTATAGCAAGAAGGAAAGGGTGA
- a CDS encoding DUF6070 family protein, protein MELSKKYFIVLIIFIIGYFICACGKEDNNASESLVEDTKESAYIEKTKGAEEEAAEQWSKGYDLPVDEQEAKEAENDCIAMIELISDIYEGADKGSASNVVLSDKIVFEMQKKLAETKCSITTLITYSNMENYENVDDFLTESMEGKRGSVVVYEIHSDGGIGRIKYIYDGTDMYVVSARCGWDDNNKPGMSYISYTRIKEWKYTDKGWFCYELCVPEPPEVSEIMDGSCLVRVKPMTEEQREMSEKCVRGLGYQGNNVLCSNWDYNHMEKLDYNGMYEYLYAMKYQKAFNSEDYPDGIPKEEFESLIMEYLPVTAEQIREYAEFDDENQTYYWVRLGCFNYAPTFFGTSLPEVVDIKDNEDGTVTLTVEAVCDMVICDDAVITHELTVRFAEDGSFQYLGNQILNDGIKQIPDYQYRINVN, encoded by the coding sequence ATGGAATTAAGCAAAAAATACTTTATAGTGCTTATAATATTTATAATCGGGTACTTCATATGTGCATGTGGAAAAGAAGATAATAATGCAAGTGAATCACTTGTAGAAGATACAAAAGAATCAGCTTATATTGAGAAAACAAAAGGGGCTGAGGAAGAAGCGGCAGAGCAATGGTCAAAAGGCTATGACCTTCCTGTGGATGAACAGGAAGCGAAAGAAGCTGAGAATGATTGCATAGCGATGATTGAACTTATCTCTGATATTTATGAAGGGGCAGATAAAGGTTCGGCATCCAATGTTGTATTGAGTGATAAGATAGTCTTTGAAATGCAAAAAAAACTGGCAGAGACGAAATGTTCAATTACAACATTGATAACATACTCAAATATGGAAAATTATGAAAATGTGGACGATTTTCTTACTGAGAGTATGGAAGGAAAACGTGGTTCTGTAGTAGTTTATGAGATACATAGTGATGGTGGAATAGGTAGAATAAAATACATTTATGATGGAACGGATATGTATGTTGTAAGTGCAAGATGTGGGTGGGATGATAATAACAAGCCGGGAATGTCCTATATATCTTACACCAGAATAAAAGAGTGGAAATATACAGATAAAGGATGGTTCTGCTATGAGTTATGTGTGCCAGAACCGCCAGAGGTCAGTGAAATTATGGATGGAAGCTGCCTAGTCAGAGTAAAGCCAATGACAGAGGAACAGCGTGAAATGTCTGAAAAATGTGTGAGAGGTCTTGGTTATCAAGGCAATAACGTTTTATGCTCTAATTGGGATTATAATCATATGGAGAAATTAGATTACAACGGAATGTATGAATATCTGTATGCAATGAAATATCAGAAAGCGTTTAATTCAGAGGATTATCCGGATGGAATACCAAAAGAGGAATTTGAGAGTTTGATTATGGAGTATCTCCCTGTAACAGCAGAGCAGATACGGGAGTACGCAGAATTTGATGATGAAAACCAGACATATTATTGGGTGCGACTTGGATGTTTTAATTATGCACCTACTTTCTTTGGAACTTCCCTTCCGGAGGTTGTCGATATCAAAGATAACGAAGATGGGACAGTCACGTTAACTGTGGAGGCGGTTTGTGATATGGTCATTTGTGATGATGCGGTCATAACCCATGAACTTACGGTAAGGTTTGCAGAGGATGGCAGTTTTCAGTATTTAGGGAATCAAATTCTGAATGATGGAATTAAGCAGATACCAGATTATCAATATCGTATCAATGTGAATTAA
- a CDS encoding BlaR1 family beta-lactam sensor/signal transducer, giving the protein MANFMIRFLLCNVFISGIVGILLIAKWVFRNNLSSRMQYNLWLLLLGLLAVPFIPFRLVSFPQIFSWLSSVRNSSASHADVGANNVMDTGLSGTTNWMNDFALSVNKDTPSVTGYILLGIWIVGMLAMMILVIKSSLRLRTIKKSALPLQNSEVRRLYNKCLNEMKITRNIPVYSTAFLKSPIIVGFLKPCIYLPIHLISDYHESDMRYMLLHELQHYRHKDAIANYLMNFAGVLYWFNPFVWFALREMRNDREVACDTSVLKMLEEDDYEDYGNTLINFIEKVSFSPFPFAANLSGNMKQIKRRIINIASYEKPTFYKKLKGMTAFILTTVLIMGLTPFISTYAADESHYQWKSSSENISYVDFSKYFGKYEGSFVLYDLGNDAWSIHDIEHATLRVAPDSTYKIYDALFGLEEGVITPEDSFIAWNGESYPFEAWNADQTLQSAMTSSVNWYFQSIDEQLASTNIYNYIQQIGYGNENVSGDLSTYWLESSLKISPVEQVELLMKLQNNSLGFSSENINAVKDSICLSSSNTGKFYGKTGTGRVGGQDVNGWFIGYIEIVNNTYFFATNIGADNNATGSNAAEITMSILSDMNIWTQ; this is encoded by the coding sequence ATGGCTAATTTCATGATACGCTTTTTATTATGCAATGTATTTATCAGCGGTATCGTTGGAATTCTTTTGATAGCCAAATGGGTATTTAGAAACAACTTGTCCAGCCGGATGCAGTATAATCTGTGGTTGCTGTTACTCGGACTTTTAGCAGTGCCTTTTATCCCCTTCCGTCTAGTTAGTTTTCCACAAATTTTCTCATGGCTCAGTAGCGTAAGAAACTCTTCCGCTTCTCATGCCGATGTTGGTGCAAATAATGTTATGGATACCGGTTTATCTGGTACCACAAATTGGATGAATGACTTTGCCCTTTCTGTAAATAAAGACACGCCATCAGTTACCGGATACATTTTATTAGGTATATGGATTGTGGGAATGCTTGCGATGATGATATTGGTAATCAAATCTTCTCTTCGTTTACGCACAATAAAGAAATCTGCGCTCCCCCTTCAGAACTCAGAGGTTCGCAGACTGTATAACAAATGCTTGAATGAGATGAAAATAACAAGGAATATTCCTGTGTACAGTACCGCTTTTTTGAAATCACCTATTATCGTAGGATTTTTGAAGCCATGTATTTATCTTCCAATTCATTTAATCTCAGATTATCACGAATCTGATATGAGATATATGCTATTACATGAACTGCAACACTACAGACATAAGGATGCCATTGCCAATTATCTTATGAACTTTGCCGGAGTGCTTTATTGGTTTAACCCCTTTGTCTGGTTTGCGCTAAGAGAAATGCGTAATGACAGAGAAGTTGCCTGTGACACTTCTGTTCTAAAAATGCTTGAAGAGGACGATTATGAGGATTACGGAAATACGCTGATCAACTTTATAGAAAAGGTCTCCTTTTCTCCTTTTCCATTTGCCGCCAACCTTAGCGGAAACATGAAACAAATAAAGCGTCGCATTATCAACATCGCTTCTTATGAGAAACCAACGTTTTACAAGAAGTTAAAAGGCATGACTGCTTTTATACTGACCACAGTTCTAATAATGGGACTTACACCTTTTATTTCTACATATGCAGCGGACGAAAGTCACTACCAATGGAAATCTTCCTCAGAAAATATTTCATATGTAGATTTTTCTAAATACTTTGGAAAATACGAAGGAAGCTTTGTTTTATACGATCTGGGAAATGATGCCTGGAGCATACATGATATAGAACATGCTACGCTACGAGTTGCGCCGGATTCCACTTACAAGATATATGATGCTTTATTTGGATTGGAAGAAGGTGTCATTACACCAGAAGATTCCTTTATTGCATGGAATGGAGAAAGCTATCCGTTTGAAGCATGGAACGCTGATCAGACCTTACAGTCTGCGATGACATCCTCTGTTAACTGGTATTTCCAATCAATAGACGAACAACTTGCATCCACTAACATTTACAACTATATTCAGCAAATCGGATATGGAAATGAAAATGTGAGTGGCGATCTCTCCACTTATTGGCTGGAATCCTCCTTAAAGATTTCCCCAGTGGAGCAAGTTGAACTTTTGATGAAACTGCAAAACAATAGCTTAGGTTTTTCTTCTGAAAATATCAATGCTGTAAAAGACTCCATCTGCCTTTCCTCTTCCAATACTGGAAAATTCTACGGAAAAACAGGAACCGGACGTGTAGGTGGACAAGATGTGAATGGCTGGTTTATCGGCTATATCGAAATCGTAAATAATACATACTTTTTTGCTACTAATATTGGAGCCGATAACAACGCTACCGGAAGTAATGCTGCTGAAATAACCATGTCTATATTATCTGACATGAATATCTGGACACAATAA
- a CDS encoding BlaI/MecI/CopY family transcriptional regulator encodes MGDLPQISEAEFEVMKIVWKHAPISTNEITDRLLQTTNWSPKTIQTLIKRLVTKGVLTYEKQSRVFVYTPVVKESEYISQESNSFLNRYYDGDITAMLSAYIENDKLSETEIETLRSLLSKRGKKGGD; translated from the coding sequence ATGGGCGATTTACCACAGATTTCCGAAGCAGAATTTGAAGTCATGAAAATCGTATGGAAACATGCTCCAATCAGTACCAACGAAATCACAGACAGACTACTACAGACCACAAATTGGAGTCCTAAAACGATACAGACACTCATTAAGCGTCTTGTTACCAAAGGTGTACTCACTTATGAAAAACAGAGTCGTGTTTTCGTTTACACCCCAGTAGTAAAAGAAAGTGAATATATTAGTCAGGAAAGTAATTCCTTCCTGAATCGCTATTATGATGGGGATATCACTGCTATGTTGTCTGCCTACATTGAAAATGACAAATTATCCGAAACAGAGATAGAAACGCTTCGCTCTCTTCTTTCCAAGAGAGGGAAAAAAGGAGGCGATTAA
- a CDS encoding helix-turn-helix transcriptional regulator yields the protein MQDIKQNLANAVREYRTELGLSQEKLAEILNLDQRTILNIEAGRGNPKFEKLYPLITYLKIPADKIFYPDCNDQKPNLQKLLTLLNDCTEQEANDLLPMVRYLLELLRKQDNPTY from the coding sequence ATGCAGGATATAAAACAAAATCTTGCCAATGCAGTACGTGAATACCGAACAGAACTCGGTCTTTCACAGGAAAAGCTGGCAGAAATTCTTAATCTTGATCAACGTACCATACTGAACATAGAGGCTGGACGTGGTAACCCAAAATTTGAGAAGCTGTATCCATTGATTACATATTTGAAGATACCAGCTGACAAGATTTTCTACCCGGATTGCAACGACCAGAAGCCAAATCTACAGAAGCTCCTTACCTTATTAAATGATTGCACGGAACAGGAAGCTAATGATTTATTACCTATGGTTCGCTATTTGCTTGAATTACTGCGAAAACAAGATAATCCTACTTATTGA
- a CDS encoding relaxase/mobilization nuclease domain-containing protein, producing the protein MAITKIHAIQATVNKAVDYICNPAKTDESILISSFGCSPETAAFDFKFALSKTNQADPNKAFHLIQAFMPGEVSYKEAHQIGIELADKLLEGKYSYIVATHIDKGHVHNHIIFCAADNINHEKYHDCKKTYYHIRHLNDELCSEHQLSVLPPTDQRGKTYKEWLSNKNNSSWKTKLKNDIDEAIQTAETYENFLDLIHAKGYEIKGETFDEKSLKYISFRPLDREHFIRGRANSLGVEYTKERIKERIEAKALVQPKKRIPFPTKKKQLVKDFSSQKLIDTSEEKFEQSPGLKAWADIQNLKIAASSYSETGSIAELEKQLAAKSVLAKTARNSLVETEHQLKDLGQILKYVEQYQTNHIYHVRYRKSKNPDAYLRSHETELLLHDGAENMLKRLGINPKTLDIEKLRNEYNSLYSKKETLQKTYKSAEKEIHALNRKLDNLNQYLNRSSSVQQTNDRKPEKDQTTL; encoded by the coding sequence ATGGCAATCACAAAAATCCATGCTATCCAAGCAACCGTCAATAAAGCAGTAGATTACATCTGCAACCCTGCAAAGACAGATGAAAGCATTCTCATTTCTTCCTTTGGATGCAGTCCGGAAACTGCTGCTTTTGATTTCAAGTTTGCCCTGTCAAAAACCAATCAGGCAGACCCAAACAAAGCCTTTCATCTAATACAGGCATTTATGCCCGGAGAAGTATCTTATAAGGAAGCTCATCAAATCGGTATAGAGCTTGCCGACAAACTACTGGAAGGAAAATACTCTTACATTGTGGCTACCCACATTGACAAAGGACACGTTCATAACCACATCATTTTCTGTGCTGCAGATAACATCAATCATGAGAAATACCATGACTGTAAAAAGACCTACTATCACATCCGGCATCTGAATGATGAGCTGTGTTCCGAGCATCAGTTATCCGTCCTGCCACCCACTGACCAGCGTGGAAAAACATACAAGGAATGGCTCTCCAACAAAAACAATTCCTCATGGAAAACCAAGCTCAAAAATGACATTGACGAAGCTATCCAAACTGCTGAAACTTATGAGAACTTTCTTGACCTTATCCATGCCAAAGGATATGAGATAAAAGGCGAAACCTTTGATGAAAAATCTTTAAAATATATTTCCTTCCGACCACTTGACCGTGAGCATTTTATCCGTGGCAGAGCCAACTCTTTAGGTGTGGAATACACCAAAGAACGAATTAAGGAACGGATCGAAGCAAAGGCATTGGTACAGCCTAAAAAGCGTATTCCATTTCCTACAAAAAAGAAGCAGCTTGTCAAAGATTTTTCTTCCCAAAAGCTCATTGACACCTCAGAAGAAAAGTTTGAACAAAGTCCCGGTCTTAAAGCTTGGGCGGACATCCAAAACCTAAAGATTGCTGCCAGCAGTTACAGTGAAACAGGCTCCATTGCCGAGCTGGAAAAACAGCTTGCAGCTAAATCGGTTCTTGCCAAAACTGCACGAAACAGTCTTGTTGAAACCGAGCATCAATTAAAGGATTTAGGGCAGATATTAAAATATGTTGAGCAATATCAGACGAATCATATCTATCATGTCCGTTATCGAAAATCTAAAAATCCTGATGCTTACCTGCGAAGTCACGAAACAGAACTTCTGCTCCATGACGGTGCAGAAAATATGCTAAAACGTCTTGGAATCAACCCTAAAACGCTTGATATTGAAAAGCTCCGTAACGAATACAATTCTTTGTATTCCAAGAAAGAAACCTTACAGAAAACCTATAAATCTGCGGAGAAAGAAATCCATGCTCTCAACAGAAAATTAGATAATCTGAATCAATATCTTAACCGTAGTTCGTCAGTTCAGCAGACTAATGACAGGAAACCGGAAAAGGACCAAACTACTCTCTGA
- a CDS encoding MobC family plasmid mobilization relaxosome protein, with amino-acid sequence MAKRERQNELKIYLSDDEQYILEQKWKASNMKSKSVFIRHLILYGYVYDVNYEHLREYNTILSRIGNNLNQIAKRMNATGNVYEADVKEVKELMKQVWQSQKSMLSKQPSIKQ; translated from the coding sequence ATGGCAAAAAGAGAAAGACAAAATGAATTGAAAATATATCTTAGCGATGATGAACAGTACATCCTAGAACAGAAGTGGAAAGCCTCCAATATGAAAAGCAAATCCGTCTTTATCCGACATCTGATTTTGTACGGATATGTCTATGATGTAAACTATGAACACCTACGGGAATACAACACAATCCTCTCTCGCATCGGGAACAATTTAAACCAGATTGCCAAGCGTATGAACGCCACGGGCAACGTCTATGAAGCCGATGTAAAAGAGGTAAAGGAGCTGATGAAACAGGTATGGCAATCACAAAAATCCATGCTATCCAAGCAACCGTCAATAAAGCAGTAG
- a CDS encoding helix-turn-helix transcriptional regulator, whose translation MNTADRRAEIINILLVRRRITAKELADEFHVTVRTIQNDIQALSLGFPIYTKQGGDGGIFVGENYKPYMNTLTPLELKVLQEMYELAEGIHKKVLFQVICKYGPNKLEL comes from the coding sequence ATGAATACGGCAGATCGCAGAGCTGAAATAATAAATATTCTGCTTGTCAGACGTCGCATTACGGCGAAAGAACTGGCAGACGAATTTCATGTTACGGTTCGCACAATACAAAATGATATTCAGGCTTTATCTCTTGGTTTTCCAATCTATACGAAACAGGGAGGCGATGGTGGAATTTTTGTTGGAGAGAATTATAAGCCGTATATGAATACGCTGACTCCTCTTGAACTGAAAGTTTTACAGGAAATGTATGAACTGGCAGAGGGGATACATAAGAAAGTTTTATTTCAGGTTATCTGCAAGTATGGACCGAATAAGCTGGAACTCTAA
- a CDS encoding DUF6462 family protein — MKNGKRFVRYKEGAEMYSMCQSKFEQMAKDAKAIYKVDKLVLVNCDIFEEYLETFRMYV; from the coding sequence ATGAAAAATGGAAAGAGGTTTGTTCGCTACAAAGAGGGAGCAGAAATGTATAGTATGTGCCAGAGCAAGTTTGAGCAGATGGCAAAGGATGCAAAGGCAATCTATAAGGTAGACAAGCTGGTGCTTGTAAACTGCGATATTTTTGAGGAATATTTGGAAACTTTTAGAATGTATGTGTGA
- a CDS encoding CopG family transcriptional regulator, translated as MAKMGRPKSDAPKLNTLSVRVTDSELQKLKEYADSHGMTITQLLHTGVDLLLRTPDAEVQNLFP; from the coding sequence ATGGCTAAAATGGGTAGACCAAAATCTGATGCCCCAAAGCTGAATACATTAAGTGTAAGGGTAACAGATAGCGAGCTGCAAAAGCTAAAGGAATATGCGGACAGTCACGGAATGACCATAACTCAATTATTGCATACAGGTGTTGATTTATTACTTAGGACACCGGATGCAGAGGTGCAAAATCTCTTTCCTTGA
- a CDS encoding tyrosine-type recombinase/integrase, which translates to MAKARKDNKGRALRKGESQRTDNTYVYTYTDPFKKRRFVYAKDLQTLRQKEADLIKNQLDGLDVYVAGSATLNFVFDRYMSTKYDLRKTTRSNYNYMYDHFVRDGFGQRKIGEIKYSDVMYFYYYLLNEKDLQANTVDTIHTVLHPTFQLAVRDGIIRTNPSDGVMAEIKRKAGKNKGIRHALTVEQQRAFMNYTANNPIFYHWHPLFTVLLGTGCRIGEVIGLRWEDLDFENRLININHSVTYYAREGSKTRKSEFAVSLPKTEAGIRTVPMMDAVYNAFKEEYEVQKENGFNSTVIDGMTGFIFCNRFGNIHNPQTVNRTIKRILENYNAEEVVNAKKERRQPVIIPHFSCHHLRHTFCTRFCEKETNIKVIQAVMGHANIETTMDIYAEVTDAKKKEAIENLSHNLDIF; encoded by the coding sequence ATGGCAAAAGCAAGAAAAGACAACAAAGGCAGAGCATTACGGAAGGGGGAATCCCAGAGAACGGATAATACATATGTATATACTTACACTGATCCGTTCAAGAAACGCAGATTTGTATATGCCAAAGATTTGCAGACACTAAGACAAAAAGAAGCAGATTTGATAAAAAATCAGCTTGATGGATTAGATGTTTATGTAGCTGGTAGTGCGACTTTGAATTTTGTATTTGACAGGTATATGTCAACGAAGTATGACTTACGCAAGACAACACGTTCCAATTACAATTATATGTATGACCATTTTGTAAGGGACGGATTTGGACAGAGAAAAATCGGAGAGATAAAGTATTCCGATGTAATGTATTTTTATTACTATCTGTTGAATGAGAAAGACTTGCAGGCAAATACAGTCGATACGATTCATACGGTGCTTCACCCTACATTTCAGTTGGCAGTGCGTGACGGAATAATCCGCACAAATCCTTCTGATGGTGTCATGGCAGAAATCAAAAGAAAAGCAGGGAAGAACAAAGGCATTAGACACGCTTTGACGGTAGAGCAGCAGAGGGCTTTTATGAATTATACCGCAAACAATCCAATCTTTTATCATTGGCATCCATTATTCACAGTTTTATTGGGAACCGGATGCAGAATTGGAGAAGTGATTGGTTTAAGGTGGGAAGATTTGGACTTTGAAAACCGTCTTATCAATATCAATCATAGCGTGACCTATTATGCCAGAGAGGGCAGTAAAACACGCAAGTCAGAATTTGCGGTGTCACTTCCAAAGACAGAAGCGGGTATCCGGACTGTTCCGATGATGGATGCGGTTTACAATGCATTCAAAGAGGAATATGAGGTGCAGAAAGAAAATGGTTTCAACAGTACCGTGATTGATGGTATGACAGGCTTCATTTTTTGTAACCGCTTCGGTAATATTCATAATCCACAGACTGTTAATCGGACGATTAAGAGGATCTTGGAGAACTATAATGCTGAGGAAGTAGTCAATGCCAAAAAGGAGAGACGGCAGCCTGTTATTATCCCACATTTTTCCTGCCACCATTTACGGCATACCTTTTGTACGAGGTTCTGCGAAAAGGAAACAAACATAAAAGTCATTCAGGCTGTCATGGGACACGCTAACATCGAAACAACGATGGATATTTATGCGGAGGTCACAGACGCAAAGAAAAAAGAAGCAATTGAAAATTTATCACACAATCTTGATATATTTTAG
- a CDS encoding DUF6075 family protein → MSSTALGAEKAIIFISNAHEKFYYDKLKEVRCQDVYHKALVYCLGISDDTRRNIYSIYDFKTGCVKTECLHEGWQTSGSVRVVRMAFNLYCNGTPSVLDYDDAEEQVDECRRYTVEELFCCAYAPYFWQAVQIRYPEYATYNHNLYAMLGGRD, encoded by the coding sequence ATGAGTAGTACAGCGTTAGGAGCAGAGAAAGCGATTATTTTTATCAGCAATGCACATGAAAAATTCTACTATGACAAATTGAAAGAGGTCAGGTGTCAGGACGTATACCACAAAGCACTTGTATATTGTCTTGGCATCAGCGATGACACAAGAAGGAACATTTACAGTATCTATGATTTTAAGACAGGCTGCGTGAAAACGGAGTGCCTGCATGAAGGCTGGCAGACCAGCGGAAGCGTGAGAGTGGTCAGGATGGCGTTTAACCTTTACTGTAACGGTACGCCGAGTGTCCTTGACTATGATGATGCGGAGGAACAGGTGGACGAGTGCAGACGGTACACAGTGGAAGAACTGTTCTGCTGTGCCTATGCGCCCTATTTTTGGCAGGCGGTACAGATTCGTTACCCGGAATACGCAACATATAACCATAATCTGTACGCCATGCTTGGAGGACGGGATTGA